In Mercurialis annua linkage group LG6, ddMerAnnu1.2, whole genome shotgun sequence, the following are encoded in one genomic region:
- the LOC126653822 gene encoding 40S ribosomal protein S7, which yields MYTTKQKIHKDKDAEPSEFEETIAQALFDLENTNSELKSDLKDLYINSAIQVDVAGNKKAVIIHVPYRLRKAYRKIHVRLVRELEKKFSGKDVILMATRRILRPPKKGSAAQRPRTRTLTAVHEAMLEDLVLPAEIVGKRIRYRVDGSKIMKVFLDPKEKNNTEYKLDTFSAVYRKLSGKDVVFEYPITDA from the exons ATGTATACCACAAAGCAGAAGATTCACAAGGATAAGGATGCTGAACCTAGTGAATTTGAGGAGACTATTGCACAG GCACTCTTCGATTTGGAAAACACAAACTCAGAATTGAAGTCTGACTTGAAGGATCTCTACATAAATTCAGCAAT TCAAGTTGATGTTGCTGGGAACAAGAAGGCTGTTATTATCCATGTTCCTTACAGATTAAGGAAAGCTTACCGAAAGATTCATGTTAGGCTTGTCAGAGAACTTGAGAAGAAGTTCAGTGGGAAG GATGTCATCCTGATGGCCACCAGGAGGATCTTAAGACCCCCAAAGAAGGGTTCAGCTGCACAAAGACCCCGTACCCGCACACTGACTGCTGTGCATGAGGCAATGCTCGAGGATCTTGTTTTGCCTGCTGAAATTGTTGGAAAGCGAATCAGATACAGAGTGGATGGTTCTAAGATAATGAAG GTTTTCTTGGACCCAAAAGAGAAAAACAACACCGAGTACAAGTTGGACACATTTTCTGCAGTTTACAGGAAGCTTTCAGGCAAAGATGTTGTGTTCGAGTATCCAATAACTGATGCATAG
- the LOC126687526 gene encoding uncharacterized protein LOC126687526: protein MSTSLEHLLDNFHVDMTVDMGEVTSGVPNPSTTAVPNPTPDSVNPDLDPASGDQVPAATSESPLLPSKESGPSLKGLPTAGQKRPAEDQAGASTKRPKKKKSSGVSFEEAPRFAAWADAQNPPRLSNVAILHACMENIMIKEDIESIDREHGDNLAEFACLGGFSVVQSIAVLERRRRDAVDQLKKLQRDSESWLSEKQKMEDEAGEATGMIQQLKSSS from the exons atgtcgacttctcttgaacatttgcttgataattttcatgtcgatatgactgtagatatgggcgaggtgacTAGCGGCGTTCCTAATCCCTCTACAACTGCTGTGCCGAATCCGACGCCTGATTCGGTGAATCCGGATCTTGATCCTGCTTCTGGAGAtcaagttcctgctgcgacttccgagtcgcctctgcttccttcgaaggagtcaggtccttctctgaaggggttgcctaccgccggccagaagcgtcctgctgaggaccaggctggGGCTTCTaccaagcgtcccaagaagaagaaatcttctggggtgtctttcgaggaggcacctcggtttgctgcttgggcggacgcgcaaaatccgcctcgtctctcaaacgtcgccattcttcatgcttgcatggagaatattatgataaaagaggacattgagtccattgatcgcgaacatggcgataatttggctgagttcgcctgtctcggcggtttttcg gtggtccagtccatcgctgttttggagcgccgccgaagggatgcggtggatcaattgaagaaactccagagagattccgaatcctggctctccgagAAACAGAAGATGGAGGATgaggctggcgaggcgactggtATGATCCAGCAGCTGAAGTCTTCC agttaa